From Erythrobacter sp. YJ-T3-07:
AAACGCTCTGCAAAGACGCGCGTAACCGTCTTGACCGAGGCGATTTTTCTCAACCGGATCGTCGCCGATCCCGAATTGCCGGGTGTCTCCGCCGTGCTGTTCGACGAGGCGCACGAGCGCCATCTCGACAGCGATTTCGGCCTCGCGCTGGCGCTGGAGACGCAAGGCGTGCTGCGCGAGGATCTGCGACTGCTGGTGATGTCCGCCACGCTCGACGGGGAGCGGTTTGCCGGGCTCATGAACGACTGCCCGGTGATCGAGAGCGAGGGGCGCAGCCATCCCCTGCGGATCGAGTGGCTGGGCGCGAGCGGCACGCAGCGGTTCGAGGATGCGATGGCCGATGCGGTGGCGCAGGCCTGGCGGGCGGAGGAAGGTGATATCCTCGCTTTCCTGCCCGGCGTGCGCGAGATCGAGTGGGTGCGCGAACGGCTGGAGGAGCGCTTGCGCGGCGCGGTGATCCTGCCGCTGCACGGGCAGGTCGATCCGGCAGGCCAGCGCGCCGCGATCCGCCGCGATGCCGATGGCCGCCGCCGGATCGTGCTGGCGACTGCGATTGCGGAAACCTCGCTGACATTGGATGGCGTGACCGTGGTGGTCGACGGCGGGCTCTCGCGGCGTGCGGAATATGATCGCGCGGCGGGCGGCAACCGGCTGGTGACGGTGCAGGCCTCGCAGGCCTCCGCCACGCAGCGGGCAGGGCGCGCGGCACGGCAGGCGCCGGGTGTGGCTTTTCGCCTGTGGGCCGACGCCGCGCATGCGGGTCGCCCCGCGTTCGAGCCGCCCGAGATCGCCACCAGCGACCTCGCGCCGCTGGTGCTGACGCTGGCGAAGTGGGGCGAGAGCGAACCCGCCAATCTGCGCTGGCTCGATCCGCCACCCGCCGCCTCTCTGGCGACGGCGCGCGAAGAGTTGCGCGCACTCGGTGCGCTGGATGCGGAGGGGCGGATCACGCCGCAGGGCGAGGCGATGGCGCAACTGCCGCTCGACCCGGCGGGCGCGGCGATGGTGCTGTTCGGCGCGCGACATGGCTGTGCGGCGCGCGCGGCGCGCGCGGTGCTACTGTTGCAGGAGCGCGGGCTGGGCGGTCGCGGAGAGGACCTCGACGCGCGCCTCTCGCGCTGGAATGGCGAAAGGGGCGGGCGTGCGGACGCCAGCCGCAAGCTGGCCGGGCGGTGGGCTGCTGCTGCTCAAAAACTGCTTGCTCCCCTCCCCACGGGGGAGGGGCCGGGGGTGGGGGGGGCGCCCTCTGCCGGACCGTCGAACGCCCCCACCCGACCTCCCCCTCAAGGGGGAGGAGGTTCCGTTCCACTCGCCATCATCCTCGCCGCCGGTCGGCCCGGATTCGTGGCCAAGCGCCGCGATGCTTCGGGCGAGGACTGGCTGGCGGCGAATGGGCGTGGATACCGGCTCGATCCGACATCTTCGGTCGCGCGAGCCGAGTATTGCGTGATCGGCGATGCGCAGGGCTCGGCGCAGGGCGCACGGATCACCGCTGCCGCCGCGCTGGAAGAAGCGGACCTGCGCCAGTGGTTGGGCGAGCGGATTGCGCTCCATCGGACGCTGCGCTGGACCGGCGAACGGGTCGAGGCGCGGCGCGAGGAGCGGCTGGGGGCGCTGGTCCTCTCGAAGGGTCAGGACCCGGAG
This genomic window contains:
- the hrpB gene encoding ATP-dependent helicase HrpB, with the protein product MPDDSSLPIHAVLPQVKAALAGGSNAVLVAPPGAGKTTAVAPALLGEDWCSGEILLLSPRRVAARAAAERMAAMLGEKPGETIGYLTRLDSKRSAKTRVTVLTEAIFLNRIVADPELPGVSAVLFDEAHERHLDSDFGLALALETQGVLREDLRLLVMSATLDGERFAGLMNDCPVIESEGRSHPLRIEWLGASGTQRFEDAMADAVAQAWRAEEGDILAFLPGVREIEWVRERLEERLRGAVILPLHGQVDPAGQRAAIRRDADGRRRIVLATAIAETSLTLDGVTVVVDGGLSRRAEYDRAAGGNRLVTVQASQASATQRAGRAARQAPGVAFRLWADAAHAGRPAFEPPEIATSDLAPLVLTLAKWGESEPANLRWLDPPPAASLATAREELRALGALDAEGRITPQGEAMAQLPLDPAGAAMVLFGARHGCAARAARAVLLLQERGLGGRGEDLDARLSRWNGERGGRADASRKLAGRWAAAAQKLLAPLPTGEGPGVGGAPSAGPSNAPTRPPPQGGGGSVPLAIILAAGRPGFVAKRRDASGEDWLAANGRGYRLDPTSSVARAEYCVIGDAQGSAQGARITAAAALEEADLRQWLGERIALHRTLRWTGERVEARREERLGALVLSKGQDPEPDMEAVQALLVDKALDKLGELLPAALLARARFAGIEGLSAAALRETAELWLAPLLAGRRDLAVSKSKLVDAVLAQLDWNERQRLDEAAPREFTSPAGTHHAIDYEGQDAPAIEVRVQALYGLDRHPMIGRTPLLLKLTSPAGRPVQATRDLPAFWRGSWADVRKDMKGRYPKHRWPDEPWTEVASLKTKNAFSRGQG